The Enterobacter oligotrophicus sequence ATAAAGCGCATTTTTGCGCTGAGATCATGTTCTGAAATGCGAGCCAGATTTCAAAGATGGGGGCTAATCTGCTGCTTAAAGCAGCAGATTATGCCGATCAAGTGATTCATTTTTTCAGAAATGATGAGAAGTTACGGGAAATTGTAAGCGCCCATAAAATAATCGCAAAAGCATAACTTAATGATTTAACTAATGAATAATTTTCACTGAAAAGGCAGAGCGGCGATTCCTTGATCTACAACAGAGGATTGTTCAAAGTTTGGCCTTTCATCTCATGCAAAAAATGCGTAATATACGCCGCCTTGCAGTCACAGTATGGTCATTTCTTAACTCATGCGCATCGGACACCACCAGCTCAGAAATCGCCTGATCGCAGCCCCAATGGCAGGTATTACCGACCGGCCGTTCAGGACGCTGTGCTACGAGATGGGAGCAGGGTTAACCGTTTCCGAGATGATGTCGTCTAACCCGCAGGTATGGGAAAGCGACAAGTCCCGCCTTCGGATGGTGCACATTGATGAGCCAGGTATTCGCACCGTGCAAATTGCCGGAAGCGTGCCTGAAGAGATGGCAGACGCCGCGCGTATTAACGTGGAAAGTGGTGCCCAGATTATTGATATTAATATGGGTTGCCCGGCCAAAAAGGTGAATCGCAAACTTGCAGGTTCAGCCCTTCTGCAATACCCCGACCAGGTGCAATCTATCCTGACGGCGGTTGTCAGCGCAGTGGACGTTCCTGTTACGTTGAAGATTCGCACGGGTTGGTCGCCGGAACACCGTAACTGTGTAGAGATTGCCCAACTGGCTGAAGACTGTGGCATTCAGGCCCTGACCATACACGGACGCACTCGCGCCTGTTTGTTTAATGGTGAAGCTGAATACGACAGCATTCGGGCAGTTAAGCAGAAAGTTTCCATTCCGGTTATCGCGAATGGCGACATTACTGACCCGCTTAAAGCCAGAGCTGTGCTCGACTATACGGGAGCTGATGCTCTGATGATAGGACGTGCAGCTCAGGGAAGACCCTGGATCTTTCGGGAAATCCAGCATTATCTGGACACTGGGGAGCTGCTTGCTCCACTGCCTCTGGCAGAGGTCAAGCGCTTGCTTTGTTCGCATGTTCGGGAATTGCATGACTTTTATGGTCAGGCAAAAGGGTACCGAATTGCGCGTAAACACGTCTCCTGGTATCTCCAGGAGCACGCTCCAAATGACCAGTTTCGGCGCACATTCAACGCCATAGAGGATGCCAGCGAACAGCTGGAGGCGTTGGAGGCATACTTCGAAAATTTTGCGTAATGAAATAAAGAGCTGACAGAACTATGTTCGAACAACGCGTAAATTCTGACGTACTGACCGTTTCTACCGTTAACTCTCAGGATCAGGTAACTCAAAAACCCCTGCGTGACTCGGTTAAACAGGCACTGAAGAACTATTTTGCTCAACTGAATGGTCAGGATGTTAATGACCTGTATGAGTTGGTACTGGCTGAAGTTGAACAGCCACTGTTGGACATGGTGATGCAATACACCCGCGGTAACCAAACCCGCGCTGCCCTGATGATGGGTATCAACCGTGGTACTCTGCGTAAGAAACTGAAAAAATACGGCATGAACTGATACTCATCAGCAAATTGCTTGTTTAAAAAGGCGCTACTCGGCATGGGGAAGCGCCTTTTTTATCGCCCTCATTATCCACCGTCAACGCTTTGTAAACCTTCTCTTTCCCCACTTTTAAACCGCTGCATTTCGTGTATATTTCCACCACCTGAAGGTTCTCTTCTCCCGGAATGACACATGATTCGTAAATACTGGTGGCTGGTTGTCTTTGCTGTCTCTGTTTTCCTGTTCGATGCGCTGCTAATGCAGTGGATTGAACTCATGAGCACCGAAACCGATAAGTGTCGCAATATGAATTCCGTGAACCCGCTGAAATTAGTGAATTGCTCAGAGCTTGATTAACCGCCCAACGTCGCATCAACCGTGTTTGCTTAACTGAATGCGGCTGTACGCGTCGCCGGGAGCCAGGGTGTCTCTGCCCGCATCTGGCTGGCGGCGGACGTGGGGGCAATTTCGGTGGCGATTAATACACTGCAGGGTTATTTGCTGGGTAATTACGTGACGGTACAAGCCGTCGAGGAACGTTGTCTGCATGGAAAGTTGTTACTGCCCCGGATGCCTTCATGAAGCGGCGTCGTACACTACCGGCGGTATACGCGTAATATGCAGTGTCGCCAGTATATTGTCGACCAGTGCCGGAGCCTGCTGGTAAAGATTGAAACTGTCGCTATTCATTAACCAGTTTTTAATTATTCCGCTAAAGAAACCATGAAAGACAATCAGTGCCAGATCAATATTAACCTGTGGCGAGATGATGTTTCTCGCAATACAGAGCTCCAGCGTTGTTCGAAGGTGTTCATAGTTAAATCCGATGCGCTTGCGAATTTCACATTCTGAAATCATATCGTCATTAAATTCACACTTATGATACAGAATTTGCAAAAGCGCACATTGACGTGGTTCATGCGCAATATATTGCAACGCAGTGATAAACTGCTCACGAAGGAATAATAAAGGATCATCGTTTTGTGACTGTAACAGCCGGTCGTGAATAATTTCACGCAACGGTAACTGCTGTTCCCAGATGGCATTAAATATTTCTGATTTACTGGAAAAGTGCCAGTAGACCGCCC is a genomic window containing:
- the dusB gene encoding tRNA dihydrouridine synthase DusB produces the protein MRIGHHQLRNRLIAAPMAGITDRPFRTLCYEMGAGLTVSEMMSSNPQVWESDKSRLRMVHIDEPGIRTVQIAGSVPEEMADAARINVESGAQIIDINMGCPAKKVNRKLAGSALLQYPDQVQSILTAVVSAVDVPVTLKIRTGWSPEHRNCVEIAQLAEDCGIQALTIHGRTRACLFNGEAEYDSIRAVKQKVSIPVIANGDITDPLKARAVLDYTGADALMIGRAAQGRPWIFREIQHYLDTGELLAPLPLAEVKRLLCSHVRELHDFYGQAKGYRIARKHVSWYLQEHAPNDQFRRTFNAIEDASEQLEALEAYFENFA
- the fis gene encoding DNA-binding transcriptional regulator Fis, yielding MFEQRVNSDVLTVSTVNSQDQVTQKPLRDSVKQALKNYFAQLNGQDVNDLYELVLAEVEQPLLDMVMQYTRGNQTRAALMMGINRGTLRKKLKKYGMN
- a CDS encoding DUF2556 family protein — its product is MIRKYWWLVVFAVSVFLFDALLMQWIELMSTETDKCRNMNSVNPLKLVNCSELD
- the envR gene encoding acrEF/envCD operon transcriptional regulator translates to MARKKKEEAQKTRQQLIEAAIGQFATRGVTNTTLTDIADAAHVTRGAVYWHFSSKSEIFNAIWEQQLPLREIIHDRLLQSQNDDPLLFLREQFITALQYIAHEPRQCALLQILYHKCEFNDDMISECEIRKRIGFNYEHLRTTLELCIARNIISPQVNIDLALIVFHGFFSGIIKNWLMNSDSFNLYQQAPALVDNILATLHITRIPPVVYDAAS